The DNA sequence TATTTGGAATCATACCCTTAGGGAAAACGCGGACAGAATTTATAGCGAAAAGCAGAAGGGCTATTCAAGCGAGCAGTTTTTTATGGATGAAAATTCGAAGGGTATTTGGAAAATAAACTTGCACTACTATGGTAACAAGGGCTTTGACCCTACCTATTTCAAGATTACGGCCTACCATGATTATGGCACAAAATTTCAAACAGAGGAAATCAAAATTTTCAAGGCGGTAGAGAAAAATGTAAGGCTTACCATGTGGTCGGTCGAAAACGTCTCTCGGTATAGTCCTGTCAGGTAATTTTATATCTGTAAAACGATATTGGATCATTTTTATGGAAGTGTAATAGATGATCCAACAAATTCTCCCTATTACAGAATTAAGAAATTTTTGGGAAACTAAAATTGTCAATAAACGCTCCTTTGACTAATTTAAGGTGCTTAAGGTCAAGCAATCAGTCAATTATCTAAAAAAAACGTTTATTGCTATGAAAAATAATTGCACACTATTCACACTTCTCTGCTGCTGTTCACTGGTCTTTTCCCAACAACATTCGATTACCGGCACGGTTATGGACGAAGGGGCTCCATTGTCTGATGTCGACATTAAAATAGCAAATCAGGGAATGGTCTCACAATCTGACAATCACGGTAGATATCAGGTTGATGCTTCTGAGGGTGATCTGCTAGTTTATAGCAAACAAGGTATGGAGCCTATTGAAATAAGGGTAGAAGACGTGACCAGAACGTTGAATGTAGAAATGTTTCCCAAAGTCAAAAAGCTAAAAAACGTTACGGTCGCCAAAAAAAAGTGGCACTCCCAGAAAGAACTTGAAAAAGATTACCATAATAATCCAAACATTGTCAAGACCGCATTTGGGTACTTAGACAGAACGAAGGCTACCTATGCCGTGCGCATGATCAACACCAATAACATTTTACCAGGAGAATATGACCTGTCCAACGCCTTAAGGGGAAGATTGGCCGGTGTAAGGGTCAATGGAAGCTTTAGTGGAATAAGCAGTTTTGGAAGAGGGGCACGAAGTGTTTTTACAAGAAGTGGTACGCCTGCCATATATGATATTGATGGCCAGATTTTTACAGAATTCCCAAATTTTCTTGATGTACAGAGCATCGAACGTATAGCCGTGATTTCATCTCTTTTTGGAACAATGCGATATGGCTCATTTGGGCGTGGTGGTGTAGTAGTGATCAATACAAAAGCAGGTGTGCGTCCTCCGACCGACAAAAATGGATTTGTTATCGATAGGGCCAGATTACGAAATAATATATACGAAGGTGATGCGCTCACCCAAGAAAATATGGCAAAAAATGAGCCAGAGTACCTTAAGGCGCTTACGCGCTCAAACTCGTTTGAAGAGGCTAAATCTACATTTGAATCGAACTTTGATAGATATTCGTTTTCACCGTATTTCATTTTGGATTCTTATCGATATTTCTATGATAGATGGGGGAAGGAAGAATTTGCAGATAGCATAATTGAGGATGCATATGCTTCGCTAGATAACCATCCTGTTCATCTTAAATCATTGGCCTATATATACGAGGCGCAAGGAAGGTTTGATAAGGCATACGATACCTATCGAGATGTATTCATTCTTAGACCGCAATACGCACAATCTTATTTAGATTTGGCAAACAGCAACCGCAGTATCAAAAATGTGAAACGCGCCGCAGTCTTGTACGTTCGGTATTTTCATCTTTTGAACCGGGGTTTGATCCAAAGTGACAGCAGCACCTTCTCGGGCATGATCAAAAGGGATTTTGGAAATCTTTTGGCTGTTGAAAATATCGATAAGATCAGCAAATCGATAAAGAAAAAAGATTTTGCCCAAGATGAAAACTTGGAAAATACACGCTTGGTATTTGAATGGAGCAATAGCGAGGCAGAATTTGAGCTGCAATTTGTGAATTCTGACAATAGACATTACACATGGAAACATAATTTAAGGGAAAATCCACTTGTCATTGAGAAAGAAAAAGAGCATGGTTACTCGTCTACAGAATATTTTATTGATGATCTATCTGAAGGGCCATGGCAGGTAAATGTGAATTATCTCGGTAACAAGAGCTTGACGCCGACCTACTTAAAGGCTACCGTTTATTACGATTATGGTACCAAAGCACAGAGAAAAGAGATAAAAGTCTTTAAACTCGGTTTGAAGAATGTCAACCAAGAACTGTTTAGCCTACAAAAAGGCAATTTAATTGCCGCTAGATAGTAAGTCAAAGGCCATTCAAAAAATAGCTGATAATCAATACGGTATAAAGCCTGCAGAATAATTCAAACCTGCAATACCCCCATATTGGATTGTCTTTCAATAAGTACATTTAGCAAAAATGGGTTCATGTACAAAAAAATTGGTTTGATAAATACCAAAAAGAATCACCATGCCAAAAACCGGTTTAGTTGTTTCACTTATTTTATCGTTGTTTTTATACTTTGAATCTTTTGCCCAAACAGAGATCAGGGGTTTTCTGATGGATTCAAAAACCTTTAAGCCCATTGAATATGCCAACATTGGAATCATTGGCACTGACATTGGTACAGTCAGTGATACCGATGGGTCGTTCAATCTATTTTTTAATGATTATGTCCGTGATACAGATAGATTCATTATTTCTGCCATCGGTTACGAAATACAGGATATTTCGATTAGCCAACTGAAAAATCACCTCAAAAAAAATACATTTTTTTACCTGTCACCTGAACCAATAAACTTAGCCGAAGTTGTACTTGTAGGAAATTTTACTGCCAAAAGCTACAAAAGTCGAAACGTAGGCCATTTGATATCTGACAATAAATTTATAGGTTATTGGAAAGATGATAGCTCATTGGGTGGTGAACTGGCTACCAAGATTAAGGTGAAAAAGGGTAAGAGAAGACTTGACAAACTTTTTTTTAGAGTGTTGGAAAATGCCTCAGACAGTTTGCTGGTTCGAGTAAATTTCTATTCAGCTGACACTAAATTTCCCCAAAAAAAACTGAATGCCAAGAATATCAAATATTTGATTCGTGGTGAACAAGAAGACATAACTATCGACCTTGCCCCGTATAGTGTATACGTGCTCGATGATTTCATAGTTAGTTTAGAGTTATTGAAGGTTTATGGAAATCATGTGGGATTTGCTGTTTCGGCTGCAGATGGATATGGTGTTTCTTATACCCGGTTGGCCAGTCAGTCAAATTGGAAAGAACATATTGGATCTACGATTGGGTTTTTTCTAAAAACTTCCTATTTGAAGAAAGATATTGATGAATCAAAAAAAGATTTTGAAACCAAGGAAAGTGATTTGGAGACAGAATTATTGAGTCAACCAACAGCTGAACTCCAAAAGGAAAGAATAGTTTCTGGAATAGTTTACCATGATGGCCAACCATTATCAAAGGCCTCGATTGAAACCTTGGGTAACGATAGCTCTGAGATTGTAAGAACTGATGATTTCGGAAGATACACTTTAGAAGTAGTGCCGAGAGAAGTATTGGCTTTTAGTTATCCAGGAATGCAGACCGTTGAAGTAATCGTTGAAGATGTCACTTCAATTTTGAACATTGATCTTTTTAATAGAATTGAAAAGTTGGATGAGGTGATCGTTACCGACCGCAGAATAAAGAAAACACAGGAAGAACTGAAGTTTGAATACTTTGAGAACAAAAACCTCATTAACACGCCTAGGGGTATAATAGATAAAACAAAATCAGGGTTTTTCATCCAAATAATTAATAATGAAGACTTCAATGCAGGGGCAATAGATTTTATAGGGGCAATACAAGGTAAGTTTGCAGGCAGGGTGGTAAGGCCTTTTAATAACCCTATGGATGCCAAGGTCTATTTTAATAGAGCGAGGTCTTCTCTTAATTTAATTGAATATTTATCTGGCAGTTTTGGCGTTAGTTCGTATTCTGGTGCCATTTTTGACGTCGACGGAAATGTGACCGGTATGGCCCCGATATCGATACCTATTGAGAATATTGAACGAATAGCCCTTATCCCTGGAGTTCACGCAACAAACATATATGGTTCAATAGCTGAAATGGGGGTTGTTATAATAAATACCAAGGGTGCCAATATGGTTCATACTCCCAATTCTAAGGAACCATATGACCACATGAGGTCTCAGAACAACAAGTTTGATGAGGGTTCATTAACAAAGCATGTTCGGTCAGGACCATCGTTAATGATTAAAGAACTTTACAAATCTAAAGATGAGGTAACAGCCCTTGCCACACTTGACAAAAATTGGACATTTTATTCGAGATCGGCACACAACCTATTTGATACCTCTGCTTATTTTAGAGAAGTTCTCGAAAACGATGAAAAAGCAGATGAAATCCTATCAAAAATCGGACACCTATTTAAGAATGACCCGGTTGCCCTTAAGGCACTTGCTTACAAGTATGAGGAATTGAACAAAATTGAAGAAGCAATCGAGACCTACATATCGATTCTTAAATTAAGGCCAAGATATTCGCAATCTTATCGAGATTTGGCGAATATCTACACGAAGAACAATGATACAAGGAACGCTTATGAGATATATCTTAGGTATATTGTTTCTAGAAGAACTGATACCCTTCCCTCCCCTTTAAAAGGAATTGATTCCATTATTAGAACCGAGCTAGTTAATCTAAAACAAAGGCCGATGAACAAATGGAAACGAAGCAAGGTATATGAATTAACCGACTTCGAGCCTGATTATTGGCCCGTGAGGATTTTAGTTGAATGGAATAATAGCGAGGCAGAGTTTGATTTACAGTTTGTTAACCCCTCAAACCATTATACCATTTGGAACCATACCTTTAAAAACAGTCCAGAGAAGATCAAAGATGAAAAACGTAAGGGATATTCAAGCGAACAATTTTTTATAGATGAGAATGCAAAGGGGTTATGGAAAGTAAATCTAAACTATTTTGGCAATAAAGGATTCACCCCTACATATTTCAAGATTACGATTTTTCATCATTATGGCACAAAATATCAAACAGAGGAAATCAGATTTTATAAAATCGATGAGAATAATATAAACATCAACTTATTTTCAGTCATGAACAACCCGAAAAAGGAATTGGTCAAATAGGCTATACCTGCAACACCCCCATATTGAATTTTTTCTCGATCGGGGCATGGTTGGCCGCTTCGATACCCATTGAAATCCATTTTCGCGTTTCGAGCGGATCGATGATGGCATCGGTCCACAGTCTGGCAGCGGCATAGTAGGGCGATATCTGGTTGTCGTAACGCTCTTTGATCTTTTTGAAGAGATCGGTTTCTTTTTCCTCGGTGATTTTCCCGCCCTTTTTCTCAAGCGCGGCCTTTTCGATTTGCAACAGTACCTTGGCGGCAGAATTACCGCTCATAACGGCCAGTTCGGCACTGGGCCAAGCCACAATGAACCTTGGGTCATAAGCCTTGCCGCACATGGCATAGTTTCCGGCACCGTAACTGTTGCCTATGACAACGGTAAACTTAGGCACTACTGAATTGCTCACCGCATTGACCATTTTTGCCCCGTCTTTGATGATACCGCCATGCTCGCTTTTACTGCCGACCATAAAACCGGTTACATCTTGTAAAAAGACCAGCGGAATCTTCTTTTGATTACAATTGGCGATAAAACGGGTGGCCTTGTCAGCAGAATCTGAATAGATGACTCCGCCAAACTGCATTTCGCCCTTGGTGGTCTTGACCACTTTTCGTTGGTTGGCAATGATGCCCACCGCCCAGCCATCAATACGGGCATAACCGGTCAAGAGCGTTTTGCCATAACCTTCTTTATATTGTTTGAAAGCAGAATCATCTACGAGACGCTTAATGATTTCAAGCATATCGTATTGGTCTGAGCGTGAGATGGGCAATAGTCCATGGATGTCTTTGGGATTTTCTTTCGGAAGTCGCGCCCCATCACGATTGAAACCGGCGTTATCGGCATTTCCCATTTTACCCACTATATTTTTTATGGTATCAAGGGCATCTTTATCATCTTTGGCCTTGTAATCGGTCACTCCGCTAATTTCACTGTGCGTAGTGGCACCGCCCAACGTTTCGTTGTCGATGGTTTCACCGATGGCCGCCTTTACGAGATAGCTTCCAGCCAAAAAGATGCTTCCGGTTTTTTCAACGATCAATGCCTCATCGCTCATAATGGGCAAATAGGCCCCACCGGCCACACAGCTGCCCATGACAGCCGCTATTTGGGTGATGCCCATACTGCTCATCACGGCATTGTTCCTAAAAATTCGACCAAAGTGTTCTTTATCGGGAAAAATCTCATCTTGCATGGGTAAATAGACCCCGGCACTATCGACCAAATAGATGATGGGCAGCCGGTTTTCAATGGCAATTTCCTGTGCACGCAAGTTCTTTTTTCCAGTAATTGGGAACCATGCCCCGGCCTTGACCGTGGCATCGTTGGCAACGATAACGCATGGGCGCTTTTGCACGTATCCGATTTTGACCACTACGCCTCCTGATGGGCACCCACCATGTTCTTCGTACATACCCTCACCGGCAAAGGCGCCGATCTCAATGCACTTTTTGTCGTCATCCACTAAATAATCGATGCGCTCACGTGCCGTCATTTTGCCCTTGGCATGGTGTTTTTCGATTCTATCTTTGCCACCACCCAATTTGACAGTGGCCAATTTCTTTCTCAATTCAGAGAGCCGTAATTTGTTATGGTCTTCGTTTTTGTTAAAAGTAAGGTCCATTTACCATTGTTTCAGCAGTGTCTAAAGATACTACGACAAAGTCGAACCCACATAGCAAGTTTCATTCAATTTTTTTACGATATTTGACTTTCTACATAATTTTGCGATATGGCAATGAACAAGAATACGGTACTCGCTTGGGCCACATTTATAATGATATTTGTTGGAGTGGGAATGATAGCCCTCGGGGCATTCAAATATGACGAAGTGGCCGGCTATGGTTTTGGAGCCGTCGGCATTGGCTTTTTTGCAATCGCTTGGGTGTTCAACGCCCTTAAGGGACGTGTTTGATAGATTGCCCCATACTAGGCACATAAACTTCTAACAGATAAACATTTCTTATGTCTGACGATAAAAAGGTCATTTTTTCAATGGCAGGGGTCACCAAGACCTTTAAAACGGCCAATACCCCGGTATTGAAGAATATATATCTCAGTTTTTTCTATGGTGCCAAAATCGGCATTTTAGGGTTGAACGGATCCGGTAAATCGACCTTGCTCAAGATTATTGCCGGGGTCGATAAAAACCATCAGGGCGATGTGGTGTTTTCTCCTGGATACTCAGTTGGCCTACTGGAACAAGAACCCCAATTAGACGACAATAAGACCGTATTGGAAGTCGTCAAAGAAGGTGTTGCCGAAACCGTAGCGGTTTTAGATGAGTACAACAAAATCAACGATATGTTCGCGTTGCCCGAGGTCTATGAAGATGCGGATAAGATGCAGAAACTGATGGATAAACAAGCGGTGTTGCAAGACAAGATCGATGCCTCAAACGCATGGGAGCTGGACACCAAGCTTGAAATCGCCATGGATGCACTGCGAACCCCTGAGCCCGACAAAAAGATAGAAGTACTATCAGGTGGTGAGCGTAGACGGGTCGCCCTATGCCGATTATTGCTAAGAGAACCCGATGTGCTGTTGCTCGATGAGCCCACCAACCATTTAGATGCTGAGTCGGTGCATTGGCTCGAGCACCATTTGGCACAGTACAAGGGCACCGTGATCGCCGTGACCCATGACCGTTATTTCTTGGACAATGTGGCGGGATGGATATTGGAGTTGGATAGGGGAGAGGGCATTCCTTGGAAAGGGAATTATTCAAGCTGGCTCGACCAAAAGGCCAAGCGACTCGCACAAGAGGGCAAACAGGCCTCAAAACGACAAAAAACATTGGAGCGTGAGTTGGAGTGGGTACGTCAAGGAGCCAAAGGGCGACAGGCCAAACAAAAGGCACGTCTCAAAAATTATGACAGATTGCTCAGCCAAGACCAAAAACAGATGGAAGAAAAGTTGGAAATCTATATTCCCAACGGGCCTCGGTTGGGTACCAATGTCATCGAGGCCAAAGGGGTCAGCAAGGCATATGGCGATAGGCTGTTGTATGAAGATTTGAACTTCAATCTACCGCAAGCCGGTATTGTGGGCATTATTGGTCCGAATGGGGCAGGTAAGACCACTATCTTCAGAATGATCATGGGCGAGGAAAAATCCGATAAGGGAGAGTTCATCGTCGGCGATACCGCAAAATTGGCGTATGTAGATCAAAGCCATTCCAATATCGACCCTGAAAAGACGATTTGGGAAAATTTCAGTGATAGCCAAGAACTTATCATGATGGGCGGCAAACAAGTGAACTCAAGGGCTTATTTGAGTCGTTTCAATTTTTCAGGTAGTGAGCAGAACAAAAAGGTGAGCGTTCTTTCGGGGGGTGAACGAAATCGCTTGCATTTGGCCATGACCTTAAAAGAAGAAGGTAATGTGTTGCTACTTGATGAGCCCACCAATGATTTAGATGTCAATACATTACGGGCATTGGAAGAAGGTCTCGAGAACTTTGCGGGCTGTGCCGTTATCATCTCGCACGATCGTTGGTTCTTAGACAGGATATGCACCCATATACTGGCCTTTGAAGGCGATTCTCAGGTCTATTTCTTCGAGGGGTCGTTCTCTGACTATGAAGAGAACAAAAAGAAACGTTTGGGAGCCGATATCATGCCGAAACGAATCAAGTACAAGAAGTTGGTACGTTGACCAATAGTTGTTAAAAAGACAAAAGCCAGTGATTTTCACATCACTGGCTTTTTTATAAAATGCCCAAGATCATCATTGCTTCAAAGGCGCCTTGATGGTTTCCTGTATTTGGTCTTCAATTTTTTGCTTATCGCCGACCACTATCAAGGTCATGTTTTCGGGACGCACATATTTTTGGGTCATCTCTTGTACCTTTTCAGGAGTGACCGCAAACATGTTCTGAACCTTGTTCTTCAAAAATGACTCATCGAGATCGTGAATTTCAAGAAATACCATTTGCCCGATGATGCCATTCGGAGTGGAGTTCTGCAGTACATAAATGCCCGATTCATAATTCAAGATGCCATCCAATTCTTCTTGTGAAGGGGGCTCACTCTGCAGTTTTTCGATTTCTTTCTTGATCTCCATCAACGAGGCACCCGTATGTTCAGTGGTCACATCGGCCGCTTCGTACCAAACCCCTGTTTTGTATTTGGTATCCAATACGCTGTATGGCGAATAGGTATAGCCTTTGTCTTCACGAATGTTGCTGGTAATCCGCGAAGCGAAAGATCCGCCCAAAATAGAGTTGGTAACATCCAGTGCCAGGTAATCTGAATGCGAGGGGTCAGGGGCAGGCAATCCGTAATAAATGGTCGATTGGGGGGCGCCAGGTCTATCGATGATCATGACTTCATTGGAAGTAACGGGTTCTGCCACCGGATACGAAAGTTCATTGCCTGCCCGCCAATCAGATAAATGGCCCTCAACGGCTTGGCGAACCGCTTCTTGGTCAAAATTGCCGGCCACATATACCGTGGTGCGTTTTGCCCCAAGGTTCTCATCATAAAAACGCTTGATATTGTCGACACTGTAAGAGTCGATTTGTTCTTCGGTCGGATATACCCTTCCGTAAGGGTGGTCAGGATATAATGCGGCATAAAAATCCCGATAGGCCTGATTCTGCGGAGTAGAAAGGTCGACTGAAAGATTTCGCTTGAAATCATTCTTCAACCGTTCCATTTCACTTTCGGGCCACTTCGGATTTTTTAGCACATCGGCCATCAGGGCAATGGCATCGGGTGCAAACTCGTATAGTACCGAACTGCTCAGTGAAGTAGTGTGCAGTCCGACCCCGATATTCAGGTTGCCACCCATACCGGCCATTTCATCGGCGATTTGTTTTGAGGTTTTTGACATACTGCCCTCTTCCATAAGATCGACCATCATATCGGCCAACCAGACCTCGTTCTCCTTTTCGTTGATGTTCCCTGTTTTGATGTTAAACTGGATCGTCGCCTTGGGTATGGAACCGTAGGGAACCATGACCAGGGTCAAACCATTATCAAATGTTACCACTTGCTTTTCAGGAAGGGTGAAGTTTTTGGGTTCTCCTCCCTTGGGAGGCATTTCTTTTTCTTGGGCCTTGACCAAGGTCAAGCAGAAAAGGCAAGCTACTAAGTATGCGATATATTTTTTCATGTCATTTCGTTTTTTCATTTTCGGCCAACAACGGATTAACGGTCAGAATACTACGATTGGTCTTTCGCAAGTACTCATCGATTGTTCTTGAAACAACATCAGGGGTTACTTTTTTGAACTCTTCCTCAATATTGTTGATACGCGCAGGGTCATTGTCGAACAGTGCAAAGCAGCAGAGCAGATCGGCTCGGCCCAGTCCGAAGAAACCGCCAATGTCATCATACAGCTGTGACCGTATTTTGACAATGGCCTTGTCGATCATTTCTTGATCAACACTTTGTTTCAAGGCTGTCATGGTCTCATCGACCGACTCTAAAATCTCTTCTTTGGAAGTTTCATTATCATAGGTGAAGTCATACATCCAGAGCATGGGGCCTTTGTAGTTGAACATATTGCCCAAATAGTTGATGCCTCCGTTCACATCTGAGGTAAACCCTTTTTCTTTTTCAAGCTTTTGTACCAATAGTCCGTTGTCGCCCTGTATCAAAATTTGATCGAGCAGTCCCATGGCATAGTATTCGGGCGTGTTGCGCTCAGGCATTTGATAGGCAATGGCTATGGCCGGTTTGTTGGCCAATGGATCGTTTTTGACCGAATCTTTTTCCATTTCTTGACGTGGCTCAGAAATGTCGGGCTGTGAAGGCAATTCAGCGGCAGGAATGTTGCCAAAATACTTTTCTATCCAAGCTTTTGTTTCTTCCATTTCAAAATCGCCAACAACAGACAAAGCTGCATTGTTGGGGGCATAATAGGTATCAAAGAATTGGGCTACGTCTTCTAGGTTGGCAGCATCCAAATCTTCTAGATCTCCATAAAAATTATGGGCGTTGTACCAGTTCGTGTTGGCGAATTGCGGCATGTCTAACCAAGGAAAACCACCATATGGCTGGTTGAGTACGTTAACCTTGACCTCATTTTTGACCACACCTTGCTGGTTGGTCAAATTTTCTTGGGTAATATCCAAACCTCGCATACGGTCCGCTTCTGCCCAGAGCATGGTTTCCAATTTGTGGGAGGGCACTATCTCAAAATAATTGGTAAAGTCGAAACGGGTAGAACCGTTGAGTACACCTCCATTTTGTTGTACCAGTTTGATGAATTCCATTTTGCCCAAATTTTTTGACCCTTGAAACATCATGTGTTCGAAAAGGTGGGCAAATCCAGTTCGGTCTTTGGGTTCGATACGAAAACCGATATTGTAGTATACGGCGACAATGGCCGTCGGTGAGGTCTTGTCTTGTGAAAGAATGACCTTCAGCCCGTTGTCGAGTTTGTAGTACTCAACCGGAACCTTGAATTCAGAGACGATCTTTTCGTCTTCTGTCTTTTCTTTGCAACCGATGGCCAATAGGGCCACTGCCAAAAAGAAAAACTTAAACGACTGTTTCATTTTTGCTTGTATTGAGTTTTTGTTAGAAAATAGATAGAATCTTATATAAGACTCTTTTTTAACGGGAATGTTACACATCAATACCCACTGTTCGGGTACCAATCCAATTGAACGACATCAATAGCAGGATTGCCATCGTTTACCAGTCGTTTGAATTTGTTGACATCGCTGACATCTGGCCGGCCACGGTAGTGGTACGGGTACACTTGCTTAGGCTTGAACTCCAATACGGCATCGGCAGCGCTTTCGACGGGCATGGTATAGGGAAGGTT is a window from the Muricauda sp. SCSIO 65647 genome containing:
- a CDS encoding DUF2135 domain-containing protein, whose amino-acid sequence is MKNNCTLFTLLCCCSLVFSQQHSITGTVMDEGAPLSDVDIKIANQGMVSQSDNHGRYQVDASEGDLLVYSKQGMEPIEIRVEDVTRTLNVEMFPKVKKLKNVTVAKKKWHSQKELEKDYHNNPNIVKTAFGYLDRTKATYAVRMINTNNILPGEYDLSNALRGRLAGVRVNGSFSGISSFGRGARSVFTRSGTPAIYDIDGQIFTEFPNFLDVQSIERIAVISSLFGTMRYGSFGRGGVVVINTKAGVRPPTDKNGFVIDRARLRNNIYEGDALTQENMAKNEPEYLKALTRSNSFEEAKSTFESNFDRYSFSPYFILDSYRYFYDRWGKEEFADSIIEDAYASLDNHPVHLKSLAYIYEAQGRFDKAYDTYRDVFILRPQYAQSYLDLANSNRSIKNVKRAAVLYVRYFHLLNRGLIQSDSSTFSGMIKRDFGNLLAVENIDKISKSIKKKDFAQDENLENTRLVFEWSNSEAEFELQFVNSDNRHYTWKHNLRENPLVIEKEKEHGYSSTEYFIDDLSEGPWQVNVNYLGNKSLTPTYLKATVYYDYGTKAQRKEIKVFKLGLKNVNQELFSLQKGNLIAAR
- a CDS encoding acyl-CoA carboxylase subunit beta, which produces MDLTFNKNEDHNKLRLSELRKKLATVKLGGGKDRIEKHHAKGKMTARERIDYLVDDDKKCIEIGAFAGEGMYEEHGGCPSGGVVVKIGYVQKRPCVIVANDATVKAGAWFPITGKKNLRAQEIAIENRLPIIYLVDSAGVYLPMQDEIFPDKEHFGRIFRNNAVMSSMGITQIAAVMGSCVAGGAYLPIMSDEALIVEKTGSIFLAGSYLVKAAIGETIDNETLGGATTHSEISGVTDYKAKDDKDALDTIKNIVGKMGNADNAGFNRDGARLPKENPKDIHGLLPISRSDQYDMLEIIKRLVDDSAFKQYKEGYGKTLLTGYARIDGWAVGIIANQRKVVKTTKGEMQFGGVIYSDSADKATRFIANCNQKKIPLVFLQDVTGFMVGSKSEHGGIIKDGAKMVNAVSNSVVPKFTVVIGNSYGAGNYAMCGKAYDPRFIVAWPSAELAVMSGNSAAKVLLQIEKAALEKKGGKITEEKETDLFKKIKERYDNQISPYYAAARLWTDAIIDPLETRKWISMGIEAANHAPIEKKFNMGVLQV
- a CDS encoding CAL67264 family membrane protein, whose translation is MNKNTVLAWATFIMIFVGVGMIALGAFKYDEVAGYGFGAVGIGFFAIAWVFNALKGRV
- the ettA gene encoding energy-dependent translational throttle protein EttA; this encodes MSDDKKVIFSMAGVTKTFKTANTPVLKNIYLSFFYGAKIGILGLNGSGKSTLLKIIAGVDKNHQGDVVFSPGYSVGLLEQEPQLDDNKTVLEVVKEGVAETVAVLDEYNKINDMFALPEVYEDADKMQKLMDKQAVLQDKIDASNAWELDTKLEIAMDALRTPEPDKKIEVLSGGERRRVALCRLLLREPDVLLLDEPTNHLDAESVHWLEHHLAQYKGTVIAVTHDRYFLDNVAGWILELDRGEGIPWKGNYSSWLDQKAKRLAQEGKQASKRQKTLERELEWVRQGAKGRQAKQKARLKNYDRLLSQDQKQMEEKLEIYIPNGPRLGTNVIEAKGVSKAYGDRLLYEDLNFNLPQAGIVGIIGPNGAGKTTIFRMIMGEEKSDKGEFIVGDTAKLAYVDQSHSNIDPEKTIWENFSDSQELIMMGGKQVNSRAYLSRFNFSGSEQNKKVSVLSGGERNRLHLAMTLKEEGNVLLLDEPTNDLDVNTLRALEEGLENFAGCAVIISHDRWFLDRICTHILAFEGDSQVYFFEGSFSDYEENKKKRLGADIMPKRIKYKKLVR
- a CDS encoding M16 family metallopeptidase, giving the protein MKKYIAYLVACLFCLTLVKAQEKEMPPKGGEPKNFTLPEKQVVTFDNGLTLVMVPYGSIPKATIQFNIKTGNINEKENEVWLADMMVDLMEEGSMSKTSKQIADEMAGMGGNLNIGVGLHTTSLSSSVLYEFAPDAIALMADVLKNPKWPESEMERLKNDFKRNLSVDLSTPQNQAYRDFYAALYPDHPYGRVYPTEEQIDSYSVDNIKRFYDENLGAKRTTVYVAGNFDQEAVRQAVEGHLSDWRAGNELSYPVAEPVTSNEVMIIDRPGAPQSTIYYGLPAPDPSHSDYLALDVTNSILGGSFASRITSNIREDKGYTYSPYSVLDTKYKTGVWYEAADVTTEHTGASLMEIKKEIEKLQSEPPSQEELDGILNYESGIYVLQNSTPNGIIGQMVFLEIHDLDESFLKNKVQNMFAVTPEKVQEMTQKYVRPENMTLIVVGDKQKIEDQIQETIKAPLKQ
- a CDS encoding M16 family metallopeptidase, yielding MKQSFKFFFLAVALLAIGCKEKTEDEKIVSEFKVPVEYYKLDNGLKVILSQDKTSPTAIVAVYYNIGFRIEPKDRTGFAHLFEHMMFQGSKNLGKMEFIKLVQQNGGVLNGSTRFDFTNYFEIVPSHKLETMLWAEADRMRGLDITQENLTNQQGVVKNEVKVNVLNQPYGGFPWLDMPQFANTNWYNAHNFYGDLEDLDAANLEDVAQFFDTYYAPNNAALSVVGDFEMEETKAWIEKYFGNIPAAELPSQPDISEPRQEMEKDSVKNDPLANKPAIAIAYQMPERNTPEYYAMGLLDQILIQGDNGLLVQKLEKEKGFTSDVNGGINYLGNMFNYKGPMLWMYDFTYDNETSKEEILESVDETMTALKQSVDQEMIDKAIVKIRSQLYDDIGGFFGLGRADLLCCFALFDNDPARINNIEEEFKKVTPDVVSRTIDEYLRKTNRSILTVNPLLAENEKTK